The Gordonia sp. KTR9 genome contains a region encoding:
- a CDS encoding alpha/beta fold hydrolase — protein sequence MTAPSTARVNGIDISYSVAGSGPLVVMVMGTGSPGRVWKAHQEPALVKAGFTVVTFDNRGVAPSSECAEGFTLDDMVADTAALIEHLGRGPAIVIGTSLGARITQELALARPDVVKAAVMVATYGRNTPLQEAISAGERALYDNKIKLPPEYEAAITAHLNLSPHTLDDDRTARDWLDIIGFSPQTITPGVRAQLELHNKESNRLAAYRGITRPALVVGFADDRTLPAKLAREVAEAIPGAQYVEIERAGHFGYLEQPAEVNRVLVEFCEAHRA from the coding sequence GTGACAGCTCCCAGCACGGCACGAGTCAACGGCATCGACATCTCCTACAGCGTGGCCGGTTCGGGCCCGCTGGTCGTCATGGTGATGGGGACCGGTAGCCCCGGACGCGTGTGGAAGGCCCACCAGGAACCGGCGTTGGTCAAGGCCGGATTCACCGTGGTGACCTTCGACAACCGCGGTGTCGCCCCGTCATCGGAGTGTGCCGAGGGATTCACGCTCGACGACATGGTCGCCGACACAGCCGCCCTGATCGAGCACCTCGGTCGCGGTCCGGCGATCGTGATCGGTACCTCGCTCGGCGCCCGGATCACCCAGGAGCTGGCGCTGGCGCGGCCGGATGTGGTCAAAGCGGCGGTGATGGTCGCGACCTATGGCCGCAACACTCCACTGCAGGAGGCGATCTCGGCCGGGGAGCGGGCGCTCTACGACAACAAGATCAAGCTGCCGCCCGAGTACGAGGCCGCGATCACCGCCCATCTGAACCTGTCGCCACACACGCTCGACGACGACCGCACCGCGCGCGACTGGCTCGACATCATCGGGTTCTCCCCGCAGACGATCACCCCGGGTGTGCGTGCGCAGCTCGAACTCCACAACAAGGAGTCCAACCGCCTCGCGGCCTACCGCGGCATCACCCGGCCCGCCCTGGTCGTCGGTTTCGCCGACGATCGGACGCTGCCGGCGAAGCTGGCGCGCGAAGTCGCCGAGGCCATTCCGGGCGCGCAATACGTCGAGATCGAACGAGCCGGTCATTTCGGGTATCTCGAACAGCCGGCCGAGGTGAATCGGGTCCTCGTCGAGTTCTGCGAGGCGCACCGGGCCTGA
- the leuC gene encoding 3-isopropylmalate dehydratase large subunit, whose product MSNSPAQPLTLAEKVWRDHVVVPGGADASGTNDPDLIYIDLHLVHEVTSPQAFEGLRLAGRPVRRPDLTIATEDHNVPTMDIDKPIADPVSRTQVDTLRSNCEEFGIRLHPMGDAEQGIVHVVGPQLGLTQPGMTVVCGDSHTSTHGAFGAIAMGIGTSEVEHVLATQTLSLRPFKTMAINVDGELPPGVTSKDLILAIIAKIGTGGGQGYVLEYRGEAIRKLSMEARMTVCNMSIEAGARAGMIAPDETTYEFLKGRPHAPAGADWDAAVAYWDSLRTDPDATFDAEVHIDASTLTPFVTWGTNPGQGAPLGAAVPDPADYGDEVKAGAAAKALEYMGLEPGTPLRDIKVDTVFVGSCTNGRIEDLREVADILKGRKVADGMRMLIVPGSMRVRAQAEEEGLGEIFVAAGAEWRQAGCSMCLGMNPDQLAPGERCASTSNRNFEGRQGKGGRTHLVSPAVAAATALRGTLSAPADLDSLPATADLG is encoded by the coding sequence ATGAGCAACAGCCCAGCCCAGCCGCTAACTCTCGCCGAGAAGGTGTGGCGCGATCACGTCGTGGTCCCCGGTGGCGCCGACGCGTCGGGCACCAACGATCCCGACCTGATCTACATCGACCTCCACCTCGTACACGAGGTCACCAGTCCGCAGGCCTTCGAGGGCCTGCGTCTCGCCGGGCGACCGGTCCGGCGACCGGACCTGACGATCGCGACCGAGGACCACAACGTCCCGACGATGGACATCGACAAGCCCATCGCCGACCCGGTCTCGCGCACTCAGGTCGACACACTTCGCAGCAACTGCGAGGAGTTCGGCATCCGCCTGCATCCGATGGGTGATGCCGAGCAGGGCATCGTCCACGTCGTCGGGCCGCAGCTGGGCCTGACCCAGCCCGGCATGACCGTCGTCTGCGGCGACAGCCACACGTCGACACACGGCGCCTTCGGAGCGATCGCGATGGGAATCGGCACCAGCGAGGTCGAGCACGTGCTCGCGACACAGACCCTGTCTCTGCGGCCGTTCAAGACGATGGCCATCAACGTCGACGGCGAGCTGCCGCCCGGTGTGACGAGCAAGGACCTGATCCTCGCGATCATCGCGAAGATCGGCACCGGCGGCGGACAGGGCTACGTGCTGGAGTACCGCGGCGAGGCCATCCGGAAGCTGTCCATGGAAGCCCGGATGACGGTGTGCAACATGTCGATCGAGGCAGGGGCCCGGGCGGGGATGATCGCGCCCGACGAGACCACCTATGAGTTCTTGAAGGGGCGCCCGCATGCCCCGGCCGGTGCCGATTGGGATGCCGCGGTTGCCTATTGGGACAGCCTGCGCACCGATCCCGACGCCACCTTCGACGCCGAGGTGCACATCGACGCCTCCACGCTGACCCCCTTCGTCACGTGGGGAACCAACCCGGGCCAGGGCGCGCCGCTCGGCGCCGCGGTACCGGACCCGGCCGATTACGGCGACGAGGTCAAGGCAGGCGCCGCGGCGAAGGCGCTGGAGTACATGGGCCTGGAGCCCGGAACGCCGCTGCGCGACATCAAGGTCGACACGGTCTTCGTCGGCTCGTGCACGAACGGCCGGATCGAGGATCTGCGCGAGGTCGCCGACATCCTGAAGGGGCGCAAGGTCGCGGACGGCATGCGGATGCTGATCGTCCCCGGCTCGATGCGCGTACGCGCGCAGGCCGAGGAAGAAGGACTGGGTGAGATCTTCGTCGCCGCCGGCGCCGAGTGGCGGCAGGCCGGGTGCTCGATGTGCCTGGGCATGAACCCGGATCAGCTCGCCCCGGGTGAGCGGTGCGCGTCGACCTCGAACCGCAATTTCGAAGGGCGCCAGGGCAAGGGTGGTCGAACCCACCTCGTGTCACCGGCAGTGGCGGCGGCCACCGCCCTGCGCGGCACCTTGTCCGCGCCCGCCGATCTGGACTCACTGCCGGCGACCGCCGATCTCGGTTGA
- a CDS encoding PPOX class F420-dependent oxidoreductase → MGVNQRSQIVMSEAEITEFVARSRTATLATTGPDGNIHLVAMWYGIVDGDIWFETKSKSQKAVNIRRNSRCSVMIEDGDTYDTLRGVAFEGNAEILDDPDSCLKVGISVWERYTAPYTEESRPFVEQMMNKRVAVRIRPSRTRSWDHRKLGIPEMPASGSTAEFL, encoded by the coding sequence ATGGGAGTCAATCAACGCAGTCAGATCGTCATGTCCGAGGCCGAGATCACCGAGTTCGTCGCGCGCAGCCGGACCGCCACCCTCGCCACGACCGGACCCGACGGGAACATCCACCTGGTGGCGATGTGGTACGGGATCGTCGACGGCGACATCTGGTTCGAGACGAAATCCAAGTCGCAGAAGGCCGTCAACATCCGCCGCAACAGCCGGTGCTCGGTGATGATCGAAGACGGCGACACCTACGACACCCTCCGGGGCGTCGCGTTCGAGGGCAACGCGGAGATCCTCGACGACCCCGACTCGTGCCTGAAGGTCGGCATCAGCGTCTGGGAGCGCTACACCGCGCCCTACACCGAGGAATCGCGGCCCTTCGTGGAGCAGATGATGAACAAGCGCGTGGCCGTCCGGATCAGACCGTCCCGCACTCGTTCCTGGGATCACCGCAAGCTCGGCATCCCCGAGATGCCCGCCTCCGGGAGCACCGCCGAGTTCCTGTGA
- the leuD gene encoding 3-isopropylmalate dehydratase small subunit, which translates to MEPFTEHTGIGVPLRHSNVDTDQIIPAVYLKRVTRTGFEDGLFAGWRTDPDFILNNEPWSRGSVLVAGPDFGTGSSREHAVWALSDFGFRVVISSRFADIFRGNSGKAGLVAAQVEQSDVELLWKRLEETPGLELTVSLVDKTVTAGDLVVPLAIDDYTRWRLMEGLDDIGLTLRQVDAISEYESTRPGFKPRTLAG; encoded by the coding sequence ATGGAACCGTTCACCGAACACACCGGCATCGGCGTCCCGCTGCGCCACAGCAACGTCGACACCGACCAGATCATCCCGGCCGTCTATCTGAAGCGGGTGACGCGCACCGGCTTTGAAGACGGTCTCTTCGCCGGCTGGCGAACCGATCCCGACTTCATCCTCAACAACGAGCCCTGGAGCCGCGGGTCGGTCCTGGTCGCCGGCCCCGACTTCGGCACCGGCTCCTCGCGTGAGCACGCGGTCTGGGCCCTGTCCGATTTCGGCTTCCGCGTGGTGATCTCGTCCCGCTTCGCCGACATCTTCCGCGGCAACTCGGGCAAGGCGGGTCTGGTGGCCGCCCAGGTCGAGCAGTCCGATGTCGAGCTGCTGTGGAAGCGGCTCGAGGAGACTCCGGGCCTCGAACTGACGGTGAGCCTTGTCGATAAGACGGTCACCGCTGGAGACCTCGTGGTGCCGTTGGCAATTGATGACTACACGCGGTGGCGTCTGATGGAGGGTCTCGACGACATCGGCCTCACGTTGCGCCAGGTAGACGCGATTTCCGAGTACGAGTCGACGCGGCCTGGCTTCAAGCCGCGCACCCTGGCGGGCTGA
- a CDS encoding MFS transporter → MTHVDDITTARRWVILGCSLLAALTTTCVVSGVAYLIPALHTDAGLSLTEASTLAAIPTIGLMAATIPWGILLDRYGERRILLLSLSISLSGAIAAAVAAAADASYLVVGAALFVGGLGSGAANGASGRIVVGWFPAHQRGTAMGIRQMAQPLGIGVCALTMPVVAASSGPAAALAIPAIVTAAGLVAVIIGITDPPRRTTPAAVVDDSPARANPYRGNSFLARVHIVSMLLVIPQSMLWTFVPTWLIVAHGWSPAGAGTLITVTQVIGALGRIVAGRWSDAWLSRMRPVRVIAVAGVAAMSALAIADWFDSPLAPALMAVASIISVADNGLAFTAIAEYVGPEWSGRGLAVQNTGQYLVTAATTPLLGALIAAVGFPIAFAATALAPLVATPLVPRDRSPGADDLVDA, encoded by the coding sequence ATGACCCATGTCGACGACATCACCACTGCCAGAAGGTGGGTCATCCTCGGCTGCTCGCTCCTCGCCGCACTCACCACGACGTGCGTGGTCAGCGGTGTCGCCTACCTGATCCCGGCGCTCCACACCGACGCCGGACTCTCATTGACCGAGGCGTCGACGCTCGCCGCGATCCCGACCATCGGCCTGATGGCCGCGACGATCCCTTGGGGGATCCTGTTGGACCGCTACGGCGAACGCCGCATCCTGTTGCTGTCGCTGTCGATCTCCCTCAGCGGCGCGATCGCGGCCGCGGTCGCCGCGGCGGCCGACGCGTCGTACCTCGTCGTGGGCGCCGCACTCTTCGTGGGCGGTCTCGGTTCGGGAGCTGCCAACGGGGCCAGCGGCCGCATCGTCGTCGGCTGGTTCCCCGCCCATCAGCGCGGGACCGCGATGGGCATCCGACAGATGGCCCAGCCGCTGGGAATCGGCGTGTGCGCACTCACCATGCCGGTCGTCGCGGCGAGCTCGGGACCTGCTGCGGCACTGGCGATCCCAGCGATCGTGACTGCCGCAGGCCTGGTCGCGGTGATCATCGGCATCACCGACCCACCGCGCCGCACCACTCCCGCCGCGGTGGTCGACGACTCTCCCGCGCGTGCGAATCCCTACCGCGGCAACTCTTTCCTCGCGCGTGTCCACATCGTCAGCATGCTGCTCGTCATCCCGCAGTCGATGCTGTGGACCTTCGTACCCACCTGGCTCATCGTCGCGCACGGATGGTCACCGGCCGGCGCCGGCACGCTGATCACGGTGACCCAGGTCATCGGTGCGCTGGGCCGGATAGTCGCCGGACGATGGTCGGATGCCTGGTTGTCGCGGATGCGACCCGTACGGGTGATCGCGGTCGCCGGTGTCGCCGCCATGTCCGCGCTGGCGATCGCCGACTGGTTCGACAGTCCGCTGGCACCCGCCCTCATGGCGGTGGCGAGCATCATCTCCGTCGCCGACAACGGCTTGGCGTTCACCGCCATCGCCGAATACGTGGGACCGGAATGGAGCGGGCGCGGCCTCGCCGTCCAGAACACCGGGCAGTATCTGGTCACCGCGGCCACCACACCGCTACTGGGGGCACTGATCGCGGCGGTCGGCTTCCCCATCGCGTTCGCGGCGACCGCCCTCGCGCCGCTCGTCGCGACACCGCTGGTCCCCCGCGATCGGTCGCCGGGAGCCGACGACTTGGTGGACGCGTGA
- the gltX gene encoding glutamate--tRNA ligase: MTSTEGVRVRFCPSPTGTPHVGLVRTALFNFAQARHDAGTFVFRIEDTDAARDSEESYAAILDALRWLGLDWDEGPEVGGPYGPYRQSERRELHADVVARLLAAGEAYEAFSTPEEVEARHRAVGRDPKLGYDNFDRDLTPDQRAAYVAEGRKPVVRLRMPDTDISWDDLVRGTTTIKAGTVPDFALTRASGDPLYTLVNPVDDAMMKITHVLRGEDLFSSTPRQLALYDALIRIGVADSVPSFGHLPFVMGEGNKKLSKRDPQSNLFHHRDRGFIPEGLLNYLALLGWGYKSDVDVFSLDEMIAAFDVRQVNSNPARFDQKKADAINAEHIRRLDLGDFTARLKSYLVAQGKLAETADDETFAALAELVQTRIQVLGDAWDLIRFVYVSDADFTIDEKAASKNLGADAVPVLDATIAAIESLDSFTTTALQDALNAALVDDLGLKPRKAFGPVRVAVTGSQISPPLFESMEILGRDKTLARLASARRIAAE; this comes from the coding sequence ATGACCAGTACTGAGGGTGTGCGCGTCCGATTCTGTCCGTCTCCGACGGGGACGCCGCACGTGGGGCTCGTGCGGACCGCGCTGTTCAACTTTGCCCAGGCCCGCCACGACGCCGGCACTTTCGTCTTCCGCATCGAGGACACCGATGCCGCGCGCGACAGCGAGGAGTCCTACGCGGCGATCCTCGACGCGCTGCGCTGGCTGGGACTCGACTGGGACGAGGGGCCCGAGGTGGGGGGACCCTACGGGCCCTACCGGCAGTCGGAGCGTCGGGAACTCCATGCCGACGTCGTCGCCCGGCTGCTCGCAGCGGGCGAGGCCTATGAGGCCTTCTCCACACCCGAGGAAGTCGAGGCCCGTCATCGCGCCGTCGGCCGTGACCCGAAACTGGGTTACGACAACTTCGACCGCGACCTGACTCCCGATCAGCGCGCTGCGTACGTGGCCGAGGGGCGCAAACCCGTTGTCCGACTGCGCATGCCGGACACCGACATCTCGTGGGACGATCTCGTGCGCGGTACGACGACCATCAAGGCCGGGACCGTGCCGGACTTCGCCCTCACGCGCGCCTCGGGCGATCCGCTCTACACCCTGGTCAATCCGGTCGACGACGCCATGATGAAGATCACGCATGTGCTGCGCGGCGAGGACCTCTTCTCGTCGACCCCGCGCCAGCTCGCACTGTACGACGCGCTGATCCGCATCGGCGTCGCCGATTCGGTTCCGTCCTTCGGCCACCTTCCGTTCGTCATGGGGGAGGGCAACAAGAAGCTCTCCAAGCGCGACCCGCAGTCGAATCTGTTCCACCACCGCGACCGCGGGTTCATCCCCGAAGGCCTGCTCAACTACCTCGCGCTGCTCGGCTGGGGTTACAAGAGTGATGTCGACGTCTTCAGCCTCGACGAGATGATCGCGGCTTTCGATGTGCGGCAGGTCAATTCCAACCCCGCGCGCTTCGACCAGAAGAAGGCCGACGCCATCAACGCCGAGCACATCCGCCGGTTGGACCTCGGCGACTTCACCGCCCGGCTCAAGTCGTATCTCGTCGCGCAGGGCAAGCTCGCCGAGACCGCCGACGACGAGACCTTCGCAGCTCTGGCCGAACTGGTGCAGACGCGCATCCAGGTCCTGGGTGACGCCTGGGATCTCATCCGGTTCGTCTACGTCTCGGACGCCGACTTCACGATCGACGAGAAGGCGGCGAGCAAGAACCTGGGTGCCGACGCCGTGCCGGTTCTGGACGCCACCATCGCCGCGATCGAGTCGCTGGATTCCTTCACCACGACCGCGCTGCAGGACGCGCTGAACGCCGCCCTGGTGGACGATCTGGGACTCAAACCGCGCAAGGCGTTCGGTCCGGTGCGCGTGGCCGTGACCGGTTCGCAGATCAGTCCTCCGCTGTTCGAGTCGATGGAGATCCTGGGTCGCGACAAGACGCTCGCGAGGCTGGCCTCGGCCCGGCGGATTGCAGCCGAATAA
- a CDS encoding 3-isopropylmalate dehydrogenase yields MRLAVIAGDGIGPEVIGEALGVLEAVVPSVSTTEFDLGARRYHRNGELLTEDDLESLRRHDAILLGAIGDPSVPSGVLERGLLLTMRFALDHHVNLRPSRRFPGVSSPLAGDPDIDFVVVREGTEGPYTGNGGAIRVGTPNEVATEVSVNTRFGVERVVRNAFQRAQQRRKKLTLVHKTNVLTFAGSMWSRAVDEVGAEFPDVTTDYCHVDAATIYLVTDPGRFDVIVTDNLFGDIITDIAAAVSGGIGLAASGNIDATGANPSMFEPVHGSAPDIAGQGKADPTAAILSVALLLQHLGDLDAAARIEKAVADDLADRSGTFGTAEIGARIRERL; encoded by the coding sequence ATGAGACTCGCAGTCATCGCCGGCGACGGCATCGGACCCGAGGTCATCGGGGAGGCGCTCGGCGTCCTCGAGGCGGTCGTTCCGTCGGTCAGCACCACCGAGTTCGATCTCGGAGCGCGCCGCTACCACCGCAACGGCGAACTGCTGACCGAGGACGACCTCGAGTCCCTCCGCCGTCACGACGCAATCCTGTTGGGCGCCATCGGAGATCCATCGGTGCCGTCGGGTGTGCTGGAGCGCGGGCTGCTCCTCACCATGCGATTCGCCCTCGACCACCACGTCAACCTGCGCCCGTCGCGTCGTTTCCCCGGTGTCTCCTCGCCGCTCGCCGGTGACCCCGACATCGACTTCGTGGTGGTCCGGGAGGGGACCGAGGGTCCCTACACGGGCAATGGCGGTGCCATCCGGGTCGGCACCCCGAACGAGGTCGCCACCGAAGTCAGCGTCAACACCCGCTTCGGCGTCGAGCGCGTGGTGCGCAACGCTTTCCAGCGCGCGCAGCAACGTCGCAAGAAGCTGACGCTGGTCCACAAGACCAACGTCCTGACCTTCGCCGGGTCGATGTGGAGTCGCGCGGTCGACGAGGTCGGCGCCGAGTTCCCGGACGTGACGACCGACTACTGCCATGTGGACGCGGCGACCATCTATCTGGTCACCGATCCCGGGCGATTCGACGTCATCGTCACCGACAACCTGTTCGGCGACATCATCACCGACATCGCCGCTGCGGTGAGCGGCGGCATCGGACTGGCCGCATCGGGCAACATCGACGCCACCGGTGCCAACCCGTCGATGTTCGAGCCCGTCCACGGGTCGGCTCCCGACATTGCCGGTCAGGGCAAGGCCGATCCGACCGCCGCGATCCTGTCGGTCGCACTCCTGCTCCAGCATCTCGGCGACCTCGACGCCGCCGCCCGGATCGAGAAGGCCGTCGCCGACGACCTCGCCGATCGCAGCGGCACGTTCGGCACCGCTGAGATCGGGGCACGCATCCGCGAGCGGCTGTAG
- a CDS encoding HU family DNA-binding protein: protein MNKAELIDELTKKLDADRKTATEAVELVVDTIVRAVNKGESVTITGFGVFEKRKRAPRVARNPRTGETVKVRATSVPAFRPGAQFKAVVAGKQKLSATGPAVKRGSGTTTTAAKKAAPAKKTAAKKATTAAKKTTAAKKAPAKTTAAKKTTAAKKAPAKTTAAKKTTTAAKKAPAKKAAPAKKATAAKKAPAKKAPAKKTAAKKTTRR, encoded by the coding sequence ATGAACAAGGCGGAGCTCATTGATGAGCTGACCAAGAAGCTCGACGCGGATCGCAAGACTGCGACAGAAGCGGTCGAGCTCGTCGTCGACACGATCGTGCGCGCAGTCAACAAGGGCGAGAGCGTGACGATCACCGGCTTCGGCGTATTCGAAAAGCGGAAGCGCGCACCGCGCGTCGCCCGCAACCCGCGGACCGGCGAGACCGTGAAGGTCCGCGCAACATCTGTTCCGGCATTCCGTCCGGGAGCTCAGTTCAAAGCCGTTGTGGCCGGCAAGCAGAAGCTGTCCGCCACCGGTCCGGCTGTGAAGCGCGGCAGCGGAACCACCACCACGGCAGCCAAGAAGGCTGCGCCGGCGAAGAAGACCGCCGCCAAGAAGGCGACCACCGCGGCCAAGAAGACCACCGCGGCCAAGAAGGCTCCGGCCAAGACCACGGCGGCCAAGAAGACTACCGCGGCCAAGAAGGCTCCGGCCAAGACCACGGCGGCCAAGAAGACCACGACGGCCGCGAAGAAGGCTCCGGCCAAGAAGGCCGCGCCGGCAAAGAAGGCCACGGCCGCGAAGAAGGCTCCGGCCAAGAAGGCTCCTGCAAAGAAGACCGCAGCCAAGAAGACCACCCGTCGCTGA
- a CDS encoding fumarylacetoacetate hydrolase family protein, translating into MRLGRIASPDGVAFVSVEGDGDDAVMKEIAEHPFGTPTFTGRSWKAADVRILAPILASKVICIGKNYAAHAAEMGGEAPADPVIFLKPNTSIIGPELPIVRPPSSERVDYEGELAIVIGRACKDVKAAQAKDVILGYTVANDVTARDHQQADGQWTRGKSYDSFCPLGPWIDTAFDPADVELVTELDGEVKQRTRTSLMLHDVGEIVEWISRVMTLLPGDVILTGTPEGVGPMVAGQRVSVTVEGIGTLSNPVVDK; encoded by the coding sequence ATGCGCTTAGGTCGAATTGCGAGTCCTGACGGCGTGGCATTCGTGTCCGTCGAGGGCGATGGTGACGACGCCGTGATGAAGGAGATCGCTGAGCACCCCTTCGGCACGCCGACGTTCACCGGCCGCTCGTGGAAGGCGGCAGATGTGCGGATTCTGGCACCGATCCTGGCCAGCAAGGTGATCTGCATCGGGAAGAACTACGCCGCGCACGCCGCGGAGATGGGTGGCGAGGCGCCCGCCGATCCGGTGATCTTCCTCAAGCCCAACACCTCGATCATCGGGCCCGAGCTGCCCATCGTGCGCCCGCCGTCGTCGGAACGCGTGGACTACGAAGGTGAACTGGCGATCGTCATCGGACGTGCGTGCAAGGACGTGAAGGCCGCGCAGGCCAAGGACGTGATCCTCGGTTACACGGTCGCCAACGACGTGACCGCCCGCGACCACCAGCAGGCCGACGGGCAGTGGACCCGGGGGAAGAGCTACGACTCCTTCTGTCCGCTCGGTCCGTGGATCGACACCGCGTTCGACCCGGCCGATGTCGAACTCGTGACCGAACTCGACGGCGAGGTCAAGCAGCGGACCCGGACGTCGTTGATGCTCCACGACGTCGGTGAGATCGTGGAGTGGATCTCCCGCGTCATGACCCTGCTGCCGGGTGACGTGATCCTCACGGGCACCCCGGAAGGTGTGGGGCCGATGGTCGCCGGCCAGCGCGTCTCGGTGACCGTCGAAGGAATCGGTACGCTCTCCAACCCGGTGGTGGACAAGTGA
- a CDS encoding IclR family transcriptional regulator, whose protein sequence is MGKDTASAVSSGIGVLDKSVAVLHAIAEAPCNLSELCERTGLPRATAHRLAVGLETHRFLTRDVTGRWQPGPVLGELASSAHDPITESALMVLPRLRDITGESVQVYRREGAERVCVAAMEPPTGLRDTVPVGTRFPMSAGSAAKVLLAWADPATQRALLPDSIFSERALHEIRRRGWAQSAGERAAGVASVSAPVRDGNGDVVAAISVSGPIDRMGRRPGARWAADLLAAADAIHKRLQAARP, encoded by the coding sequence ATGGGAAAGGATACCGCATCTGCGGTCAGCAGCGGAATCGGCGTGCTCGACAAGTCCGTGGCGGTGCTGCACGCGATCGCCGAGGCCCCGTGCAACCTGTCGGAGCTCTGCGAACGAACCGGCCTGCCGCGGGCGACGGCGCACCGGCTCGCGGTCGGGCTCGAGACCCACCGCTTCCTCACCAGGGACGTCACCGGGCGCTGGCAGCCCGGCCCCGTCCTCGGCGAACTCGCCTCCTCGGCACACGATCCCATCACCGAGTCGGCCCTGATGGTCCTCCCCCGGCTCCGCGACATCACCGGCGAATCGGTCCAGGTCTATCGCCGCGAAGGAGCCGAACGCGTCTGCGTCGCCGCGATGGAACCACCGACCGGACTGCGCGACACCGTGCCGGTGGGCACCCGCTTCCCGATGAGCGCGGGGTCGGCGGCGAAGGTCCTGCTCGCCTGGGCCGATCCCGCGACCCAACGTGCGCTCTTGCCGGACAGCATCTTCAGCGAGCGCGCGCTCCACGAGATCCGCCGCCGCGGGTGGGCGCAGAGCGCAGGCGAACGCGCCGCCGGAGTGGCGAGTGTGTCGGCTCCCGTGCGCGACGGCAACGGTGACGTCGTCGCCGCGATCTCGGTGTCCGGGCCGATCGACCGCATGGGCCGCCGGCCGGGTGCGCGCTGGGCCGCCGATCTGCTCGCCGCCGCGGACGCCATCCACAAACGCCTCCAGGCGGCACGCCCCTGA